In one window of Streptomyces roseofulvus DNA:
- a CDS encoding MarR family transcriptional regulator — MTSMPISERIGSHLKRAEQALGATKAAVLKPSGLTVPQYAALLGLDENPGISAAALARRCGVTPPTMNTVLKNLQDRALIERTPHEWHRNVLETRLTEQGRATLAEADEHAVRVERALAAAFTDEEREALVGMLGRCVELLEQERP; from the coding sequence ATGACGTCCATGCCGATCTCCGAACGCATTGGCTCCCACCTCAAGCGGGCGGAGCAGGCCCTGGGCGCCACCAAGGCCGCGGTGCTGAAACCGTCCGGCCTGACCGTCCCCCAGTACGCCGCGCTGCTCGGCCTCGACGAGAACCCGGGCATCTCCGCCGCGGCCCTGGCGCGCCGCTGCGGCGTCACGCCCCCGACGATGAACACCGTCCTGAAGAACCTCCAGGACCGCGCGCTGATCGAGCGCACCCCGCACGAGTGGCACCGGAACGTCCTGGAGACGCGCCTGACCGAACAGGGCCGGGCCACCCTCGCCGAAGCCGACGAGCACGCCGTCCGCGTGGAGCGGGCGCTGGCCGCCGCGTTCACGGACGAGGAGAGGGAGGCGCTGGTCGGGATGTTGGGGCGGTGCGTCGAACTGCTGGAGCAGGAAAGGCCGTAG
- a CDS encoding GNAT family protein: MQTAFHVPRLPVDDDLLLRPWHIGDLPLVREAAEDAYIPLVTTVPSPYTHDEGVAFLARQEERALRRTGYPFVVAEVAGDRGLGTVGLWPNATDTGRAALGYWVAGSARGRGVAAAALRTVCSWALDDLGFERLELYVEPWNTASRKTAVQAGFSYEGLHRAWQSVGGERRDMMSYSRLATDLAKTVD; the protein is encoded by the coding sequence ATGCAGACAGCGTTCCACGTTCCCCGTCTCCCCGTCGACGACGATCTTCTGCTGAGGCCCTGGCACATCGGCGACCTGCCGCTGGTGCGGGAGGCGGCGGAGGACGCCTACATCCCCCTGGTCACCACCGTGCCCAGCCCCTACACCCATGACGAAGGCGTCGCGTTCCTCGCCCGTCAGGAGGAACGGGCGCTGCGTCGCACGGGCTATCCGTTCGTCGTGGCCGAGGTCGCGGGAGACCGTGGCCTCGGCACGGTCGGCCTGTGGCCGAACGCCACCGACACGGGCCGGGCGGCCCTGGGTTACTGGGTGGCCGGCTCCGCCCGGGGGCGCGGTGTCGCCGCCGCCGCGTTGCGCACCGTCTGCTCCTGGGCCTTGGACGACCTCGGCTTCGAGCGGCTGGAGCTGTACGTGGAGCCCTGGAACACCGCCTCGCGCAAGACCGCGGTCCAGGCCGGCTTCTCGTACGAAGGACTCCACCGTGCCTGGCAGTCGGTGGGCGGCGAGCGCCGGGACATGATGTCCTACTCCCGGCTCGCGACGGACCTGGCCAAGACCGTCGACTGA
- a CDS encoding NADH:flavin oxidoreductase, translated as MTVTASPASRAAEILSRPVTLNGLTVPNRIAMAPMTRMFSPDGVAGEDVRSYYARRAAAGVGLIVTEGTYVGHESAGQSDRVPRFHGEEQLAGWAQVAEAVHAAGGTIVPQLWHIGMVRKQGQAPYPEAPAVGPSGIRTDGTEGTGRAMTRRDLDDVIGAFAEAAAAAERIGFDGVELHGAHGYLLDQFLWAGTNRRTDAYGGDPVARTKFAAEIVAAVRAAVSPEFPVIFRYSQWKQDAYDARLAETPEELEAILTPLAAAGVDVFHASTRRYWIPEFEGSDLNLAGWTKKLTGRPTITVGSVGLDGDFIGAFMGEGSPVKGIDELLDRLERDEFDMVAVGRALLQDPEWAAKVLAGRFDELKPYDAAALKTLS; from the coding sequence GTGACCGTCACCGCGTCCCCCGCCTCCCGCGCGGCGGAGATCCTGTCCCGGCCCGTCACGCTGAACGGCCTGACCGTCCCGAACCGCATCGCGATGGCGCCGATGACCCGCATGTTCTCCCCGGACGGCGTCGCCGGCGAGGACGTGCGGTCGTACTACGCCCGCCGGGCCGCCGCCGGGGTGGGCCTGATCGTCACCGAGGGGACGTACGTCGGCCACGAGTCGGCCGGGCAGAGCGACCGCGTGCCGCGGTTCCACGGCGAGGAGCAGCTGGCCGGCTGGGCGCAGGTCGCCGAGGCCGTCCACGCGGCGGGCGGCACGATCGTGCCGCAGCTCTGGCACATCGGCATGGTGCGCAAGCAGGGCCAGGCGCCCTACCCCGAGGCCCCCGCCGTCGGCCCCTCCGGCATCCGCACCGACGGCACCGAGGGCACGGGCAGGGCGATGACCCGGCGCGACCTCGACGACGTCATCGGCGCCTTCGCCGAGGCCGCCGCGGCCGCCGAGCGCATCGGCTTCGACGGCGTCGAGCTGCACGGCGCCCACGGCTACCTCCTCGACCAGTTCCTGTGGGCGGGGACGAACCGCCGTACCGACGCCTACGGCGGCGACCCCGTGGCCCGTACGAAGTTCGCGGCCGAGATCGTGGCCGCGGTGCGCGCGGCCGTCTCGCCCGAGTTCCCCGTCATCTTCCGCTACTCGCAGTGGAAGCAGGACGCCTACGACGCCCGGCTCGCCGAGACCCCCGAGGAGCTGGAGGCGATCCTCACCCCGCTGGCCGCCGCCGGCGTCGACGTCTTCCACGCGTCCACCCGCCGCTACTGGATCCCCGAGTTCGAGGGCTCCGACCTGAACCTGGCCGGCTGGACCAAGAAGCTCACCGGCAGGCCCACGATCACCGTCGGCTCGGTGGGCCTCGACGGCGACTTCATCGGCGCCTTCATGGGTGAGGGCTCCCCGGTCAAGGGCATCGACGAGCTCCTGGACCGCCTGGAGCGCGACGAGTTCGACATGGTCGCCGTCGGCCGCGCCCTGCTCCAGGACCCGGAGTGGGCCGCGAAGGTCCTGGCCGGCCGGTTCGACGAGCTCAAGCCGTACGACGCCGCCGCGTTGAAGACGCTGAGCTAG
- a CDS encoding SDR family oxidoreductase encodes MSRTVLVTGASTGIGRATALLLAREGFTVHAGVRKEADGEALGPGVLPLILDVTDAGHIARAAERVTRLDALVNVAGVGVTGPLEFLPLDTLRWQYEVNVFGQIALTQAMLPKLRATRGRVVTVGSVGGWITLPFGGPLCSSKHAIRSLNDALRMELSPWGMRAVLIEPGSIHTDAVDKLEGEVEPRLASLGAEGRQLYGTAYRTMVAAGLKEERSGSSPDVVARAVHRALTSPRPHARYPVGKKSRLLSTLGRLLPQYTLDRLRLRALGLS; translated from the coding sequence TTGTCCAGAACGGTCCTGGTGACCGGTGCCTCCACGGGCATCGGACGGGCCACCGCGCTGCTGCTGGCGCGCGAGGGCTTCACGGTGCACGCCGGGGTGCGCAAGGAGGCCGACGGCGAAGCCCTCGGCCCCGGCGTACTCCCCCTCATCCTGGACGTCACCGACGCCGGCCACATCGCGCGGGCCGCGGAGCGGGTCACCCGGCTCGACGCCCTCGTCAACGTCGCGGGCGTCGGCGTGACCGGACCGCTCGAGTTCCTGCCCCTCGACACCCTGCGATGGCAGTACGAGGTCAATGTGTTCGGGCAGATCGCCCTGACCCAGGCCATGCTGCCGAAGCTGCGCGCCACGCGCGGCCGCGTGGTCACGGTCGGGTCGGTGGGCGGCTGGATCACACTCCCCTTCGGCGGTCCGCTCTGCTCGTCCAAGCACGCCATCCGCTCGCTCAACGACGCCCTGCGGATGGAGCTCAGCCCGTGGGGCATGCGGGCGGTCCTCATCGAACCCGGCTCCATCCACACCGACGCCGTGGACAAGCTGGAGGGCGAGGTCGAACCCCGCCTCGCCTCGCTCGGCGCCGAGGGCAGGCAGCTGTACGGGACGGCGTACCGGACGATGGTCGCCGCCGGACTGAAGGAGGAGCGCTCCGGTTCCAGCCCGGACGTCGTCGCCCGCGCCGTCCACCGCGCCCTCACCTCGCCCCGGCCGCACGCCCGCTATCCCGTCGGCAAGAAGTCACGGCTGTTGAGCACGCTCGGCCGCCTCCTTCCGCAGTACACCCTCGACCGGCTGCGCCTGCGCGCGCTCGGCCTCTCGTGA
- a CDS encoding carboxymuconolactone decarboxylase family protein, giving the protein MPELAGAGDLTALDPVFARLAVGVGRHLWDLPHLTLREKAFVCLTADLCHPHLGTPLAMHVRTALAGGVEPEAIRELYRHLAPYVGYPVLVTAFQRLAELGLPAAEDDRAVEPKPLSGALARAVGDLERVDTGLATFTEDQLAQRWARPHLTVRERAVACLAVDVLYQTLGDSLRLHAALARAAGATDETLRDLVRGMAEFGLPRAWAAARALGLEGTGAIATG; this is encoded by the coding sequence ATGCCCGAGCTCGCCGGAGCCGGCGACCTGACCGCTCTCGACCCCGTCTTCGCACGGCTCGCCGTCGGCGTCGGCCGGCATCTGTGGGACCTGCCGCACCTCACCTTGCGCGAGAAGGCGTTCGTCTGTCTGACCGCCGACCTGTGCCACCCCCATCTGGGCACGCCGCTGGCCATGCACGTCCGGACGGCCCTGGCCGGCGGCGTGGAGCCCGAGGCGATCAGGGAGTTGTACCGGCACCTCGCGCCGTACGTGGGATACCCGGTGCTGGTCACCGCGTTCCAGCGGCTGGCCGAGCTGGGCCTGCCCGCGGCGGAGGACGACCGGGCGGTCGAACCGAAGCCGCTGAGCGGCGCGTTGGCCCGTGCCGTAGGCGACCTCGAACGGGTCGACACCGGCCTGGCCACGTTCACCGAGGACCAGCTGGCCCAGCGCTGGGCACGTCCGCATCTCACCGTCCGCGAGCGCGCCGTCGCGTGTCTGGCGGTGGACGTGCTCTACCAGACGCTGGGTGACTCGCTGCGCCTGCACGCCGCGCTCGCCCGGGCCGCCGGAGCGACCGACGAGACGCTGCGCGACCTGGTCAGGGGCATGGCCGAGTTCGGTCTGCCACGAGCCTGGGCGGCCGCCCGCGCGCTCGGCCTCGAAGGAACGGGCGCGATCGCCACCGGCTGA
- a CDS encoding TetR family transcriptional regulator C-terminal domain-containing protein: MSKAGVHGHFGSKEALQLAAFDVAVEQFRERVPARAAQAAGPGLGRLLHLCDAWVDYLEREGIAGGGCFLTAAALEFDNRPGPVRDAVADAADRWLTHLARLAAEAVEAGDLPSETDPAQIAFELNGIAMAANQAIQLQRDPAAPDRARRAMHRTVGAP; this comes from the coding sequence ATGAGCAAGGCAGGCGTCCACGGCCACTTCGGGTCCAAGGAAGCGCTGCAACTCGCCGCCTTCGACGTCGCGGTCGAGCAGTTCAGGGAACGGGTCCCGGCCAGGGCTGCGCAGGCGGCCGGTCCGGGCCTCGGGCGCCTGCTCCACCTGTGCGACGCCTGGGTCGACTACCTCGAACGCGAGGGAATCGCCGGTGGCGGCTGCTTCCTCACCGCCGCGGCCCTGGAGTTCGACAACCGCCCCGGACCGGTCCGCGACGCCGTCGCGGACGCCGCCGACCGCTGGCTCACCCACCTCGCCCGCCTCGCCGCGGAGGCCGTCGAGGCCGGGGACCTGCCCTCCGAGACCGACCCGGCCCAGATCGCGTTCGAGCTCAACGGCATAGCCATGGCCGCCAACCAGGCCATCCAGCTCCAGCGCGACCCCGCCGCACCCGACCGCGCCCGCCGCGCCATGCACCGGACCGTCGGAGCCCCCTGA
- a CDS encoding alginate lyase family protein: MRRTALLAAVAALVAGTLAWPSAPHAEAAPAVFTHPGVTVSRGQLDFARSKVLTGAQPWKGAYDQMMASRYADPNRVPKPRAVVECGSYSNPDYGCTDEREDAIAAYTNALAWYVTRDARYAQKSIQLMDAWSAVITDHTNSNAPLQTGWAGSSWPKAAEIIKHTYTGGWPNSGRFAAMLRDVYLPEVINGSHSNGNWELSMMEAAVGISVFLEDRASYDKAMAKFRTRAAAYVYLASDGELPKTVPSQNLDTRAKIVAYWQGQSTFVTGLTQETCRDLTHTGYGISALAHVAETSRIQGQDLYGTDVGERLRQALGFQSTYELGTTVPSWLCGGSLRLGLGPVTEVGYNAMHNRLGFAMTNTETLTKRNRPAGTNNLFVAWETLTHGDNLS; the protein is encoded by the coding sequence ATGCGCAGAACCGCACTGCTCGCGGCCGTCGCCGCCCTCGTCGCCGGTACCCTCGCCTGGCCGTCCGCACCCCACGCCGAAGCCGCCCCCGCCGTCTTCACCCACCCCGGAGTCACCGTCTCCCGGGGACAGTTGGACTTCGCCCGCTCCAAGGTCCTCACCGGCGCCCAGCCGTGGAAGGGGGCCTACGACCAGATGATGGCGAGCAGGTACGCCGACCCGAACCGCGTCCCGAAGCCGCGCGCGGTCGTGGAGTGCGGCTCGTACTCCAACCCCGACTACGGCTGCACCGACGAGCGCGAGGACGCGATCGCCGCGTACACCAACGCCCTCGCCTGGTACGTCACGAGGGACGCGCGCTACGCGCAGAAGTCCATCCAGCTGATGGACGCCTGGTCCGCCGTCATCACCGACCACACCAACAGCAACGCCCCGCTGCAGACCGGCTGGGCCGGGTCCTCCTGGCCCAAGGCGGCCGAGATCATCAAGCACACCTACACGGGCGGCTGGCCGAACTCCGGCCGGTTCGCCGCCATGCTCCGCGACGTGTACCTGCCCGAGGTCATCAACGGCTCGCACTCCAACGGCAACTGGGAGCTGTCGATGATGGAGGCGGCCGTCGGCATCTCCGTCTTCCTGGAGGACAGGGCGTCGTACGACAAGGCCATGGCGAAGTTCCGTACGCGCGCCGCCGCCTACGTCTATCTGGCCTCCGACGGCGAGCTGCCCAAGACCGTGCCGAGCCAGAACCTCGACACCCGCGCCAAGATCGTCGCCTACTGGCAGGGCCAGTCGACCTTCGTGACCGGCCTCACGCAGGAGACCTGCCGCGACCTCACCCACACCGGCTACGGCATCTCGGCCCTGGCGCACGTCGCGGAGACGAGCCGGATCCAGGGCCAGGACCTGTACGGCACGGACGTCGGCGAGCGGCTGCGTCAGGCGCTCGGATTCCAGTCGACGTACGAACTGGGCACGACCGTGCCGAGCTGGCTGTGCGGCGGCTCCCTCCGCCTGGGGCTCGGCCCCGTGACGGAGGTGGGCTACAACGCCATGCACAACCGTCTCGGCTTCGCCATGACCAACACCGAGACGCTGACCAAGCGCAACCGTCCGGCCGGTACCAACAACCTCTTCGTCGCCTGGGAGACCCTCACCCACGGGGACAATCTCTCCTGA
- a CDS encoding MarR family transcriptional regulator, translated as MTFREYPEKEVAAQPIGAWSGSAYRSVVGALREQLAVEGLTQPHWWTLQHVAGDPGRWTRAALTDRLERWDDLGTDFDGVFDDLVGRGWLTEEAGRMTLTEAGEEGRVRAKERNARIHRQVHEGVATADFVTTVNVLRRMVANLGGDADLPG; from the coding sequence GTGACGTTCAGGGAGTATCCGGAGAAGGAAGTGGCTGCTCAGCCCATCGGGGCGTGGAGCGGCTCGGCGTATCGGTCGGTGGTCGGGGCGCTTCGCGAGCAGTTGGCGGTGGAGGGACTCACGCAGCCGCACTGGTGGACCCTCCAGCATGTCGCCGGGGATCCGGGCAGGTGGACCCGGGCGGCGTTGACCGACCGCCTGGAGCGTTGGGACGACCTCGGCACCGACTTCGACGGGGTCTTCGACGACCTGGTCGGCCGAGGCTGGCTCACCGAGGAGGCGGGGCGCATGACCCTGACCGAGGCGGGGGAGGAGGGGCGCGTGCGGGCCAAGGAGCGCAACGCGCGGATCCATCGGCAGGTGCACGAGGGCGTCGCCACGGCCGACTTCGTGACCACGGTCAACGTCCTCCGGCGCATGGTCGCCAATCTGGGTGGCGACGCGGACCTGCCGGGCTGA
- a CDS encoding ATP-binding protein: protein MLYGRAAEQGAIDRLLAGLPAGRPGTLVVRGEAGIGKSALLDHAAGAPAQVLRVTGVESEAGLPFAALHLLLRPVLDRVDTLPEQQAAALLGALGLSGTNRGDRFLVGLATLSLLVELSVQEPLVCVVDDAQWLDRESADALTFAARRLYGEPVAMVFAARTGPQFPGTGLPELRLGALSDAAARSLLAERAGTLPPAVREQLVAEARGNPLALVELPAMLTAEQRLGVPAPLSFCLESAEPVTDRVLAGFRERVAALPEPARRCLLVAALDDRGELGVLTHALGLLGASLVDAAQAERAGLVRITPYGVAFRHPLVRAAVLLACDIATRMDAHRALAEAVDDDRRAWHLAAVTLQPDERVAGELERLAVRARQRGGQAAVSAAYARAAELSPDGRDAARRYTAAARSATEAGLRDRAVELVDRARQASESSVPEGSVRAQLAEVRAKLAFEAGRPLEATRLLLDGAEAGPDRLTRLSLLGLASYCTWSSAAHPDQAGLARRAEELTPGGNGAADAVRSINHDFRTVLEGGTSFLGTSSLGLGAEPLPFELRMILSFQASLRADRDGMLAGADELVRECRTEGRLGRMPQAMVVLAIARLLAGRHPDARATAAEGLALAADVDQSMWGGYLAGVHAWLSAVAGDEERYRSMAAEALRRSDALAWMPGRWWSDYAGVLWDVCAGRYEAVLDRVDRAAAGPTRHAFLWTYVWPDYVEAAARSGEPRRGAEALRRYEAWAGATGRPGPEAVLNRVRALMAPDDRARPLYEKALELHRRHEQPFDHARTRLVYGEWLRRQQRRNEARSHLEAAKDAFERLGASPWSARAVGELRAVGVSVPDDGSGHPLAALTAQELRVVELAVTGATNREIAAQLFLSPRTVAHHLYKAFPKLGVTSRAELAGLVDRRRA, encoded by the coding sequence ATGTTGTACGGCCGCGCAGCCGAGCAGGGCGCGATCGACCGCCTGCTCGCCGGTCTGCCCGCCGGCCGTCCGGGGACGCTGGTGGTACGCGGCGAGGCCGGCATCGGCAAGTCGGCCCTGCTCGACCACGCCGCCGGCGCGCCCGCCCAGGTCCTGCGCGTGACGGGGGTCGAATCGGAGGCCGGGCTGCCGTTCGCCGCCCTGCACCTGCTGCTGCGTCCCGTGCTCGACCGGGTGGACACGCTCCCCGAGCAGCAGGCGGCCGCGCTCCTCGGGGCGCTCGGCCTGAGCGGCACCAACCGCGGCGACCGGTTCCTGGTGGGCCTGGCCACCCTCAGCCTGCTGGTGGAACTGTCCGTCCAGGAGCCGCTGGTCTGCGTGGTGGACGACGCGCAGTGGCTGGACCGGGAGTCGGCGGACGCGTTGACGTTCGCGGCGCGCCGACTGTACGGAGAGCCGGTGGCCATGGTGTTCGCGGCCCGGACGGGTCCGCAGTTCCCCGGCACGGGTCTGCCGGAGCTGCGGCTCGGTGCGCTCTCGGACGCCGCTGCCAGGAGTCTGCTGGCCGAGCGGGCGGGGACGCTGCCGCCCGCCGTGCGGGAGCAACTGGTGGCCGAGGCGCGGGGGAATCCCCTGGCCCTCGTCGAACTGCCCGCCATGCTCACCGCGGAACAACGGCTCGGCGTGCCGGCCCCGTTGTCCTTCTGTCTGGAATCGGCCGAGCCGGTGACCGACCGGGTCCTGGCCGGGTTCCGCGAGCGGGTCGCCGCCCTTCCGGAACCCGCCCGGCGCTGTCTGCTGGTGGCCGCGCTCGACGACCGTGGCGAGCTCGGTGTGCTCACCCACGCTCTCGGCCTGCTCGGTGCGTCGCTGGTGGACGCGGCGCAGGCCGAGCGGGCGGGCCTGGTCCGCATCACCCCGTACGGCGTGGCCTTCCGTCACCCCCTCGTGCGTGCGGCCGTCCTGCTGGCCTGTGACATCGCCACGCGGATGGACGCGCACCGGGCCCTCGCCGAGGCGGTCGACGACGACCGGCGGGCCTGGCATCTGGCCGCCGTCACGCTCCAGCCCGACGAGCGGGTGGCCGGGGAGCTGGAACGGCTGGCGGTCCGGGCGCGGCAGCGCGGTGGGCAGGCGGCGGTGTCGGCCGCGTACGCGCGTGCCGCCGAGCTGTCGCCGGACGGCCGCGACGCCGCCCGCCGCTACACGGCCGCGGCGCGCAGTGCGACGGAGGCCGGGTTACGGGACCGCGCGGTGGAGCTGGTCGACCGTGCGCGGCAGGCGTCGGAGTCCTCGGTGCCGGAGGGGTCGGTCCGGGCCCAGCTGGCGGAGGTGCGGGCGAAGCTGGCGTTCGAGGCGGGGCGGCCGCTGGAGGCCACCCGCCTCCTCCTGGACGGCGCCGAGGCCGGTCCGGATCGCCTGACGCGGCTGTCGCTGCTCGGGCTCGCCTCCTACTGCACCTGGTCCAGCGCCGCCCACCCCGACCAGGCCGGGCTGGCGCGGCGGGCCGAGGAACTGACTCCCGGGGGTAATGGGGCGGCCGACGCCGTACGCTCCATCAACCACGACTTCCGGACGGTCCTGGAGGGCGGCACCTCCTTCCTGGGCACCTCCTCGCTCGGGCTCGGCGCCGAGCCCCTGCCGTTCGAGCTGCGCATGATCCTCTCCTTCCAGGCGAGTCTCCGCGCGGACCGCGACGGGATGCTGGCCGGCGCCGACGAGCTCGTCCGGGAGTGCCGGACGGAAGGCCGCCTGGGCCGTATGCCGCAGGCGATGGTGGTCCTGGCCATCGCCCGGCTGCTGGCCGGCCGGCACCCCGACGCGCGCGCCACGGCCGCCGAGGGACTGGCTCTGGCCGCCGACGTCGACCAGTCGATGTGGGGCGGCTATCTGGCCGGCGTGCACGCGTGGCTGTCGGCGGTCGCCGGCGACGAGGAACGGTATCGGTCCATGGCCGCCGAGGCGTTGCGGCGGTCGGACGCGCTGGCGTGGATGCCGGGGCGCTGGTGGTCCGACTACGCCGGGGTGCTGTGGGACGTGTGCGCGGGCCGCTACGAGGCGGTGCTCGACCGGGTCGACCGCGCGGCGGCGGGACCGACCCGGCACGCGTTCCTGTGGACGTACGTCTGGCCGGACTACGTCGAGGCCGCCGCCCGGAGCGGTGAGCCGCGGCGCGGTGCCGAGGCGCTGCGCCGGTACGAGGCGTGGGCGGGGGCGACCGGCCGGCCGGGGCCCGAGGCGGTCCTGAACCGGGTGCGGGCGCTGATGGCACCCGACGACCGGGCGCGTCCGCTGTACGAGAAGGCCCTGGAGCTGCATCGGCGCCACGAGCAGCCCTTCGACCACGCCCGTACGCGCCTCGTGTACGGCGAGTGGCTGCGCCGTCAGCAGCGGCGCAACGAGGCCCGCTCCCATCTGGAGGCCGCGAAGGACGCGTTCGAGCGGTTGGGCGCCTCGCCGTGGTCGGCCCGTGCCGTCGGCGAGCTGCGCGCCGTCGGCGTCTCCGTGCCCGACGACGGTTCCGGTCACCCGCTGGCCGCTCTCACGGCGCAGGAACTGCGGGTCGTCGAGCTGGCCGTCACGGGGGCGACCAACCGCGAGATCGCCGCCCAGCTCTTCCTGAGCCCCCGGACGGTGGCGCACCACCTCTACAAGGCGTTCCCGAAGCTGGGGGTGACCTCCAGGGCGGAACTGGCCGGTCTGGTGGACCGGCGCCGCGCGTGA
- a CDS encoding MarR family transcriptional regulator, protein MTEGARVDTAELMELLSVSLGVYYGEFTAAAASENLTASQGKALTVLRRGPAAMRALAETMTCDASNITGIIDRLEKRGLVRREAGTSDRRVKNVILTPEGERVADAIRARMRTTRAGLDSLDTEDRDRLRTLLERVFLTGPAA, encoded by the coding sequence ATGACCGAAGGTGCCCGCGTCGACACGGCCGAGCTCATGGAGCTGCTCTCCGTCTCCCTCGGCGTGTACTACGGCGAGTTCACGGCCGCGGCGGCGAGCGAGAACCTCACGGCGAGCCAGGGCAAGGCGCTCACGGTGCTGCGCCGCGGACCCGCCGCGATGCGCGCCCTGGCCGAGACCATGACCTGCGACGCCTCGAACATCACCGGCATCATCGACCGCCTGGAGAAGCGCGGCCTGGTGCGCCGCGAGGCCGGCACCTCCGACCGCCGCGTCAAGAACGTCATCCTCACCCCTGAGGGCGAGCGCGTCGCCGACGCCATCCGCGCGAGGATGCGCACCACGCGGGCGGGCCTGGACAGCCTCGACACCGAGGACCGCGACCGCCTGCGCACCCTGCTGGAACGGGTCTTCCTGACCGGGCCCGCCGCCTGA
- a CDS encoding superoxide dismutase, which yields MSHSIRRRTFLTTSAAVLAAAATAQGAGAAAADHARAPRITTAFALTGDRVYPEGIALDPRNGDVYVGSYADGSVQRAVPGARSAEVFLPAGADGRATANGLRVDAAGRLWVTDSTSGVAVYDVRDRALLARFDLPDDAPRFVNDLVVTPDGTAYLTDSIRAVVYRVTPADLARARGGRAPLTPRYDLKGLLTPRPVDGFSLNGIATDGRRLYVVDMPVGELFRIDLRSGTVRRTALHGGDLTHGDGLELVGRTLWVAHNRTDTVSRWRLTPDGGAAHRERLLTDPALGIPTTLVRDRGRLLVVRSQFDKGGPMGPGTPATPFTVADVRGI from the coding sequence ATGTCCCACTCGATCCGCCGACGTACCTTCCTGACCACCTCCGCCGCCGTCCTCGCCGCCGCCGCGACGGCACAGGGCGCGGGGGCCGCCGCCGCGGACCACGCCCGGGCGCCCCGGATCACCACGGCCTTCGCCCTCACCGGTGACCGGGTGTATCCCGAAGGCATCGCGCTCGACCCGCGCAACGGCGACGTCTACGTCGGCTCGTACGCCGACGGCTCGGTGCAGCGGGCCGTGCCGGGCGCGCGTTCCGCCGAGGTCTTCCTCCCCGCCGGCGCCGACGGACGCGCCACCGCCAACGGGCTCCGGGTGGACGCGGCCGGCCGCCTGTGGGTCACCGACTCGACGAGCGGTGTCGCCGTGTACGACGTGCGAGACCGCGCGCTGCTGGCCCGCTTCGACCTCCCGGACGACGCACCCCGGTTCGTCAACGACCTGGTCGTCACGCCCGACGGCACCGCGTATCTGACCGACAGCATCCGGGCCGTGGTCTACCGCGTCACGCCCGCCGATCTGGCCCGCGCCCGCGGCGGCCGGGCGCCGCTGACACCCCGGTACGACCTGAAGGGGCTGCTCACCCCGCGCCCGGTGGACGGGTTCTCGCTCAACGGCATCGCGACCGACGGGCGCCGGCTGTACGTCGTCGACATGCCCGTGGGTGAGCTGTTCCGGATCGACCTCCGCTCCGGCACCGTCCGCCGGACCGCCCTGCACGGCGGCGACCTGACCCACGGCGACGGCCTGGAGCTGGTCGGGCGGACCCTGTGGGTCGCGCACAACAGGACCGACACGGTCAGCCGGTGGCGGCTCACCCCGGACGGAGGCGCCGCGCACCGGGAGCGGCTGCTGACCGACCCGGCACTCGGCATCCCGACCACGCTGGTCCGCGACCGGGGACGGCTGCTCGTCGTGCGGTCGCAGTTCGACAAGGGCGGCCCGATGGGGCCGGGGACGCCCGCGACACCGTTCACGGTGGCGGACGTACGGGGGATCTGA